The sequence TTATCCAAAGGTATAACATCCGAATTTTTTAAAACGGTAATGGATTTTTCACTGATTTCTTCGGCAATACGTTTTATTTCTTCAGGAGCCATTTCCCCTGCTTCGTTTTTCCTATTTAAAATTCTATATTTTACCCTTAGAATCCTCTCAACTGATTCATCTATTCTGTGTGGAGAAATAATCTCATTGTCAACGGCCTCTTTTATGGCCTTGAAGGCTTTCACCTGATTGTCATAGTAACCACATATCATTATTATATCGGCCCCTGCAGCTATGGATTTAACAGCAGCCTGTTCTATCCCATAATTATCAGTAATAGCTGCCATTTCCATATCATCGGTAATAATTAAACCGTCAAAGTCCATATCTTTTCTTAATAGACCTGTTAATATCCGTCTTGATAGGGTCGCAGGTATTCCTTCTTTTTCAAATGTCGGATAAACTATATGTGCGGTCATTATTCCGTCTACCCCGGCCTTTATTGCTTCCTTAAAAGGTCTCAATTCCACCTCGTTTAACCGTTCAATAGAATGACTTATAATCGGAAGAGCAAAATGGGAATCTACCGAAGTATCGCCATGGCCGGGAAAATGCTTTGCTACTGCCGAAATGTATTCCTGAAAACCCTTTATAACATATGCCCCCATTTCCCCTACCAGAGCAGGGTCATCCCCGAAAGACCTGAGGCCTATCACAGGATTGTACGGATTATTGCTTATATCCAGAACAGGAGCAAGATTCATATTAATTCCATAGGATTTTAGCTCAAAACCAATTGCCTGTCCCATTTTGTATGCAAGCAATTTATCACCGGTAGCCGCAAGGGCCATATTCCCGGGAAAGGTTTGGGCAAAATCAATCCTGTTGATTATACCGCCTTCCTGGTCTACTGCAATAAAAAGTGGGATATTGCCTGACAATTCCTGTATAGAACCGGTAAGCTCTCTCAGCTGTCTAGAAGACTCTATATTTCTTTCAAAAAGGATTACTCCTCCGACTTTATTTATTTCAATAAGTTTTTTTAACTCACGGGAAACCTTTTTTCCATCAAAGCCCACCATAATCATCTGACCGATTTTTTCTTCCAGAGTCATTTTATTTAACCATTCCTCTATCCAATCCCGTGTATTATTAGAAATATTTACCCCTGGGCCTTGAGAAATCCCTATGAAATATATTATAATTATGCTCAAAAGGATTAATACTGCCAATAGTTTTCGCAATTTTTATCCCCCCTACTTTTATCACTTTTTATTTTTCAACACAATTTTAAAATTTCCTTTATTTTGAGGAGGAACCGGATTAATGATTAAAACCATAATGTTTGACCTGGATGGAACCCTCTTGCCGATGGATACCGACAGATTTATACAAGAATACATGAAATCAATTACATCAAAAATTGCCCATATAGTCCCTCCTGAAGTATTTGTAAAAAACCTCTGGGAATCAACAGAAGCTATGATAAATAATCTGGATCCAAATATGACAAACAAAGAGGTTTTTGATAGTGAATTCTTTCCACGGTTAAATCATTCAAAAGAGCAATTGATGGGCCTATTTGATGAATTTTATAGAACAGATTTTAAGAAACTAAAAAATTTTGTAATAAAATCTTCATATAGCCGTGAAATCCTGATAACGGCCCAATCCCGGGGATTTGAGATTATTATAGCTACTAACCCGCTGTTTCCTCTCATTGCCATTAAAGAACGCCTAAATTGGATAGAAGCCGGAGACATTAATTATCACCTGATAACATCCTATGAAAATATGCATTTTTGCAAACCTCACATCCATTATTATCAGGAAATCCTTGATAAAATAAGCAGAAAACCGGAAGAATGCCTTATGGTAGGAAACGATGTAGAAGAAGACTTGGCAGCCCATAAACTGGGGATAAAAACCTTCCTTGTCGAGGATTATATCATTAATCGCAGAGATGTAGATTATTATTCGGATTATAAAGGGAAGCTTAAAGATCTATTGAGTTTTGTTAAGGAGGTTTAAATTAGATGTCGGTTTATGATAAGGCCCACGAACTCGCAAGGGCCCTTTCCCAGTGTTCGGAATACAAAAATTACAAAAGGGCCCTTGATAGAATTAAAGGTGATGAAAAAGCAAAAGAAATGTTTCTAGATTTTAGAAAAAAACAGCTGGAAATACAGATGGATCAAATTTCAGGGAAAGACACCGGCGAAAAGATGAAACAGCTGGAAAATCTTTATCAGGTATTAAGCTATAACGACGATTTAAAAAACCTGCTGGAAGCAGAAGCTAAATTCGCCACTCTGGTAGCTGACATCCAGGGGATTTTAAGCAAAGCTATGGACCTAGACCTGAAAGATTAAGCAGATCTACCAATCCTTAAGTATTATCTATTTAAGCAACCCGTATACCCTTTTTATTAAGAATATCCTTTATCATGTTTAGGTTTTTTTCTGAAGGGGGTAAGACCCTTTCAAGGGGATATTTCAACCCGAGTTTTCTCCATTTGTGGATACCAAGGTTGTGATACGGCAAAAGTTCTACTAGTTCTAGAGAACATACAGTTTTCAGGAATTCAGCCAGCATGTTGACAAATAATATATTATCCGTAAGACCGGGAACAATAACATGTCTGATCCATAGGGGGATATTTTTTGAATCGATATGTTTTAAAGCATCCAATATTCTATTATTATCCTTACCCGTCAAGATTATATGTTCCTGCGGCTGAATATGCTTAATATCAAAGAGCACTAAATCGGTATAGGGAATAATCTTATCAATATCTGTTATAGAACAGTAACCACAGGTATCTAAAGCAGTATGGATCCCTTCCTCTTTACATCTCCTGAATAATTCTGCGATAAACTCCGGCTGGAGGGTTGGTTCACCCCCTGAAACGGTAACTCCCCCTCCGGAAGCATCCATATATGGCTTGTATCTCAGTATCTTTGCAATCAATTCCTCTATACCAACTATCCTTCCACCCTGAATATCCCAGGTATCCGGATTATGGCAATAACAGCACCTCAAAGGGCATCCCTGCATAAAGATTACGAAACGAATCCCCGGGCCATCGAGGGTTCCCATGGTTTCAACGGAATGAATCCTCGCTTTGAGTTCCATTTCTAATCCCTCCCCATACTTTCAAAAAAGGTTCTGGCCAGAACTTCTTTCTGCTGCTGGGCTGTAAGCTTAACAAAATGAACGGCATATCCCGATACCCTTATAGTTAGCTGGGGATATTTTTGAGGATTTTCAACAGCATCTAACAGAATATCTTTATCCATCACATTCACATTGATGTGATGCCCGCCCTTCATGAAATACCCGTCCAGAAGCCCTACAAGGTTTGATATCCTGTTTTCCTCCGATCTTCCTAGGGCTTTCGGAACTATTGAAAAAGTATAGGATATTCCGTCAGTACAGTAATTGTAAGGAAGTTTGCATACCGAATTAAAAGCTGCCAGCGGACCGTTTTCATCCCTTCCGTGCATAGGATTAGCTCCGGGGGCAAAGGGTTCTCCCTTTTTCCTACCATCGGGAGTTGCCCCGGTTTTTTTACCATATACCACATTTGAAGTAATAGTCAGGATAGAAAGGGAATGGCGGGCATTTCTATACAATAATCTCTTTCTCAGCTTGTTAAAAAAGGTCTTTACAACATCCACAGCAATAGAATCAACCCTATCATCATCATTGCCGAATTTTGGGAAATCCCCTTCGATTTCAAAATCCACACATATTCCCTCACTATTTTTTACAGGCCTTACCCTAGCATATTTTATAGCACTCAGGGAATCGGTAACTACCGAAAGTCCGGCTATCCCAAAAGCCATGATTCTATCCACTTTTGTATCATGCAGGGCCATCTGCAACCTTTCATAGTTATACTTATCATGCATATAGTGAATCAGATTCATTGTATCCACATACAGCCCTGCCAGCCAATCGAGAATATGGTTGTACCTCTCCCTAATCTCTTCATAAACCAGCAGTTCTCCTTTTAAAGGCGTTAATTGAGGCCCTAAAGATATGCCGGTAATCTCATCTTTGCCCCCGTTTATTGCAAGGAGGAGGGCCTTAGCTAGATTCACTCTTGCCCCGAAAAACTGCATTTCTTTACCGATTTTCATGGCGGATACACAGCAGGCTATACCATAATCATCACCAAATATAGGTCTCATTAAATCATCGTTTTCAAATTGTATTGAGCTGGTTTTAATAGAAATCTCTCCGCAGAATCGCTTAAAGTTTTCTGGAAGGTTCTTCGACCATAAAACCGTCAGATTGGGCTCAGGGGCAGGCCCTAAATTTATAAGGGTATTCAGAAAACGGTAGGTAGTTTTAGTAACCATATGCCGGCCATCATTTCCAACCCCGCCCAAAGCTTCTGTAATCCATAAAGGGTCACCGGCAAACAATTCATTATATTCCGGCGTTCTGAGCTGTCTTGCCATTCTGAGCTTTATTACGAACTGGTCGATAATTTCCTG is a genomic window of Koleobacter methoxysyntrophicus containing:
- the nagZ gene encoding beta-N-acetylhexosaminidase, with protein sequence MRKLLAVLILLSIIIIYFIGISQGPGVNISNNTRDWIEEWLNKMTLEEKIGQMIMVGFDGKKVSRELKKLIEINKVGGVILFERNIESSRQLRELTGSIQELSGNIPLFIAVDQEGGIINRIDFAQTFPGNMALAATGDKLLAYKMGQAIGFELKSYGINMNLAPVLDISNNPYNPVIGLRSFGDDPALVGEMGAYVIKGFQEYISAVAKHFPGHGDTSVDSHFALPIISHSIERLNEVELRPFKEAIKAGVDGIMTAHIVYPTFEKEGIPATLSRRILTGLLRKDMDFDGLIITDDMEMAAITDNYGIEQAAVKSIAAGADIIMICGYYDNQVKAFKAIKEAVDNEIISPHRIDESVERILRVKYRILNRKNEAGEMAPEEIKRIAEEISEKSITVLKNSDVIPLDNSIQDIFLILPHKGRYIEDELRKKVHQLKTCYYSLNPEKSRKDQIIKETRNAGLIIIATYNAYTNSEQESLVKEIMALNKPVVIIPLGLPYDISLFKDSTCILTGYGYTRPSAQALIKVLFGEIEAKGKLPVKIDLLGKE
- a CDS encoding HAD family hydrolase, coding for MIKTIMFDLDGTLLPMDTDRFIQEYMKSITSKIAHIVPPEVFVKNLWESTEAMINNLDPNMTNKEVFDSEFFPRLNHSKEQLMGLFDEFYRTDFKKLKNFVIKSSYSREILITAQSRGFEIIIATNPLFPLIAIKERLNWIEAGDINYHLITSYENMHFCKPHIHYYQEILDKISRKPEECLMVGNDVEEDLAAHKLGIKTFLVEDYIINRRDVDYYSDYKGKLKDLLSFVKEV
- a CDS encoding YlbF family regulator, which produces MSVYDKAHELARALSQCSEYKNYKRALDRIKGDEKAKEMFLDFRKKQLEIQMDQISGKDTGEKMKQLENLYQVLSYNDDLKNLLEAEAKFATLVADIQGILSKAMDLDLKD
- the pflA gene encoding pyruvate formate-lyase-activating protein produces the protein MELKARIHSVETMGTLDGPGIRFVIFMQGCPLRCCYCHNPDTWDIQGGRIVGIEELIAKILRYKPYMDASGGGVTVSGGEPTLQPEFIAELFRRCKEEGIHTALDTCGYCSITDIDKIIPYTDLVLFDIKHIQPQEHIILTGKDNNRILDALKHIDSKNIPLWIRHVIVPGLTDNILFVNMLAEFLKTVCSLELVELLPYHNLGIHKWRKLGLKYPLERVLPPSEKNLNMIKDILNKKGIRVA
- the pflB gene encoding formate C-acetyltransferase — protein: MGKAWEGFIPGNWIEEIDVRDFIQRNYTPYDGNSDFLEGPTGKTKRLWERCKALLQEEIQRGGVLDIDTETVTSITSHKPGYIQKEDEVIVGLQTDAPLKRALNPFGGIRMAQQACSAYGYAVKGSIKEFFTKYRTTHNDGVFKAYTDEMLMARKTGIITGLPDTYARGRIIGDYRRVALYGVERLIREKQKDLQNMKGPITPELIQLREEISHQIEALIDLIKMADSYGFNIALPAKNAREAVQWLYFAYLGAIKEQNGAAMSLGRVNTFIDIYIERDLERGMITEKEAQEIIDQFVIKLRMARQLRTPEYNELFAGDPLWITEALGGVGNDGRHMVTKTTYRFLNTLINLGPAPEPNLTVLWSKNLPENFKRFCGEISIKTSSIQFENDDLMRPIFGDDYGIACCVSAMKIGKEMQFFGARVNLAKALLLAINGGKDEITGISLGPQLTPLKGELLVYEEIRERYNHILDWLAGLYVDTMNLIHYMHDKYNYERLQMALHDTKVDRIMAFGIAGLSVVTDSLSAIKYARVRPVKNSEGICVDFEIEGDFPKFGNDDDRVDSIAVDVVKTFFNKLRKRLLYRNARHSLSILTITSNVVYGKKTGATPDGRKKGEPFAPGANPMHGRDENGPLAAFNSVCKLPYNYCTDGISYTFSIVPKALGRSEENRISNLVGLLDGYFMKGGHHINVNVMDKDILLDAVENPQKYPQLTIRVSGYAVHFVKLTAQQQKEVLARTFFESMGRD